A window from Deinococcus betulae encodes these proteins:
- a CDS encoding ribose-phosphate diphosphokinase: MSVPHRAPSTLLNSRRSPLLVFAGQSNRPLAQAICDHLGVPLGHSTTEKFSNDNIIVHYEESLREGDVFIVQTFSTPVSDSIMELMLMIDAAKSASAGRVTAVIPYYSYARSDKKDSPRISIAGRLIADLLQEAGADRILTMTLHAPQVHGFFKVPVDHLSADVVLADHFKRSVPDAHTGVVLAPDAGSIKRASQIARRLDSGLAMIDKERLSDTEVRPRALIGDVEGKTVFIVDDEISTAGSLVETVNIARSMGAKDVYVAVTHGVYTGPAIQRIAALDVTQVASTNTVLVPQSKLDGSNGRLAVLDVAPLFADAITNIHTGASVSTLFT, encoded by the coding sequence TTGTCCGTCCCCCACCGCGCTCCGTCCACCCTGCTCAACAGCCGCCGCTCGCCCCTGCTGGTGTTTGCCGGGCAGAGTAACCGCCCACTGGCCCAGGCCATCTGCGACCACCTGGGGGTGCCGCTGGGCCACAGCACCACCGAGAAGTTTTCCAACGACAACATCATCGTGCACTACGAGGAATCGCTGCGCGAAGGCGACGTGTTTATCGTGCAGACCTTTTCCACGCCTGTCAGCGACTCCATCATGGAACTGATGCTGATGATCGACGCGGCCAAGAGCGCCAGCGCCGGGCGCGTCACGGCTGTAATTCCGTATTACTCGTATGCCCGCAGTGACAAGAAAGACAGCCCGCGCATCTCGATTGCCGGGCGCCTGATTGCCGACCTTTTGCAGGAAGCCGGCGCCGACCGCATCCTGACCATGACCCTGCACGCCCCGCAGGTGCACGGGTTTTTCAAGGTGCCGGTGGACCACCTGTCGGCCGATGTGGTGCTGGCAGACCACTTCAAAAGGTCGGTGCCCGACGCCCACACGGGCGTGGTGTTGGCCCCCGACGCCGGGAGCATCAAGCGCGCCTCGCAGATCGCCCGCCGCCTGGACTCCGGGCTGGCCATGATTGACAAAGAGCGCCTGTCTGACACCGAAGTGCGTCCCCGCGCCCTGATCGGGGACGTGGAAGGCAAGACCGTCTTCATCGTGGACGATGAGATCAGCACGGCCGGCAGCCTGGTGGAAACGGTCAATATCGCGCGCAGCATGGGCGCCAAGGACGTGTACGTGGCAGTGACGCACGGCGTCTATACCGGCCCGGCCATTCAGCGCATCGCGGCCCTGGACGTGACCCAGGTGGCCAGCACGAACACGGTGCTGGTGCCCCAGAGCAAACTGGACGGCTCCAATGGCCGACTGGCGGTGCTGGACGTGGCCCCGCTGTTTGCCGACGCGATTACCAACATCCACACTGGCGCCAGCGTCAGCACGCTGTTTACCTGA
- the dnaJ gene encoding molecular chaperone DnaJ yields the protein MDYYELLGVAKTASADEIKSAYRKLALKYHPDRNKEAGAAEKFAQINEAYAVLSDAEKRAHYDRFGSAPSAGMPGGDPFGGMGGAGFDPMDIFEQLFGGAAGGRGGRRGPARGDDLETEAHVTLAQARAGEEIQVDVDRLTGCTHCHGSKTEPGGKPPVTCTTCGGAGAVRAQARTIFGVVETQQACPTCRGEGQIIQDPCTVCKGRGRTLKAETVSVKLPRGIDEGYRIRVSGMGNEGPGGNGDLYVHIEMERHPELRREQEHLIHTAKIGFARAALGGQVTVPTLDGPQTVEVKAGTQHGELHRLRGQGMPRLQGSGSGDLIVEYDVVVPKPGQLTPEAREALLAYARAVGDEVNEKHEGFLGKVGKIFRGE from the coding sequence ATGGACTATTACGAACTGCTGGGCGTGGCGAAAACCGCAAGCGCCGACGAGATTAAATCCGCCTACCGCAAGCTGGCCCTGAAATACCACCCTGACCGCAACAAAGAGGCGGGGGCCGCCGAAAAGTTTGCCCAGATCAACGAGGCCTACGCGGTCCTGAGTGACGCTGAAAAACGCGCGCACTATGACCGCTTTGGCAGTGCGCCCAGCGCCGGCATGCCGGGGGGCGACCCCTTTGGCGGCATGGGCGGGGCCGGGTTTGACCCGATGGACATCTTCGAGCAGCTGTTTGGCGGCGCCGCAGGTGGCCGGGGGGGCCGGCGCGGCCCCGCGCGCGGCGACGACCTGGAAACCGAGGCCCACGTCACGCTGGCCCAGGCCCGCGCCGGTGAAGAAATCCAGGTTGATGTCGACCGCCTGACGGGTTGCACCCACTGCCACGGCAGCAAGACCGAACCCGGCGGCAAGCCTCCTGTCACCTGCACGACCTGTGGCGGGGCCGGCGCCGTGCGGGCCCAGGCCCGGACCATTTTTGGCGTCGTGGAAACGCAGCAGGCCTGCCCCACCTGCCGGGGCGAGGGCCAGATCATTCAGGACCCCTGCACGGTGTGTAAAGGCCGGGGCCGCACCCTGAAAGCCGAAACGGTGAGCGTCAAGCTGCCGCGCGGTATTGACGAGGGCTACCGCATTCGCGTCAGTGGCATGGGCAACGAGGGGCCTGGCGGCAACGGCGACCTGTACGTCCATATCGAGATGGAGCGCCACCCAGAGCTGCGCCGGGAGCAGGAACACCTGATTCATACGGCCAAGATCGGGTTTGCCCGCGCGGCGCTGGGCGGTCAGGTGACGGTGCCCACTCTGGACGGGCCGCAGACGGTGGAGGTCAAGGCCGGTACCCAGCACGGCGAACTGCACCGCCTGCGCGGTCAGGGGATGCCCCGCCTGCAGGGCTCGGGCAGCGGCGACCTGATTGTGGAATATGACGTGGTGGTGCCCAAGCCTGGCCAGCTGACCCCCGAGGCCCGCGAGGCCCTGCTGGCCTATGCGCGCGCCGTGGGCGACGAGGTGAACGAGAAACACGAGGGCTTTCTGGGTAAGGTCGGCAAAATCTTCCGGGGCGAGTAG
- a CDS encoding phytoene desaturase family protein: MKLDAVVVGAGPNGLSAAVTLARAGLRVQVLETHHQVGGGLQSRALTQPGFIHDYGSAIHPLAAASPAFRTWPLHAYGLRWVQPPVPAAHPLGAGAVLLHRDLEATAAGLGRDGPAWQRLLKPLMHDWEGLLDDILRPLPRVPRRPLTLARFGLRALPSADLLGRALFRTPEARALWAGLAAHTALPLTTPGTAAQTLVLALLAHAVGWPFPAGGAQRLADALHAYLTWLGGEVLTGVTVRGPADLPPARVTLVDSSPRVLLDLLGERAPARYRAALARYRYGPGLQKFDYALSGPVPWQDERVALAATVHLGGHAPEIAAAEAVTTRRIPARPYVLSAQPSLFDPSRAPAGHHTFWAYTHVPSGSAEDAQAQVERQLERFAPGFGARVLARHRTTARQLESFSPVFQGGDVNGGAGDLWGLLARPVPTPTPYRTPVRGVYLCSSATPPGGGIHGMAGHHAALAALRDEFGIQEVP, from the coding sequence GTGAAACTGGACGCGGTGGTGGTGGGCGCGGGCCCCAACGGGCTCTCGGCGGCCGTGACCCTGGCCCGCGCGGGCCTGCGGGTGCAGGTGCTGGAAACGCATCATCAGGTGGGCGGCGGCCTCCAGAGCCGCGCCTTGACGCAGCCCGGATTTATCCACGACTACGGCTCTGCGATTCATCCGCTGGCAGCGGCCAGTCCGGCCTTTCGCACCTGGCCGCTGCACGCCTACGGCCTGCGCTGGGTACAGCCCCCAGTGCCCGCCGCGCATCCACTGGGGGCCGGCGCTGTCCTGCTGCACCGTGACCTGGAGGCCACAGCGGCCGGCCTGGGGCGTGACGGCCCGGCCTGGCAGCGTCTGCTGAAACCGCTGATGCACGACTGGGAAGGGCTACTGGACGACATCCTGCGGCCCTTGCCCCGCGTGCCGCGCCGGCCCCTGACGCTGGCCCGCTTTGGCCTGCGCGCCCTGCCCAGCGCCGACCTGCTGGGCCGCGCCCTGTTCCGCACCCCCGAGGCCCGCGCGCTGTGGGCGGGGCTGGCGGCCCACACGGCCCTGCCCCTGACGACCCCCGGCACCGCCGCGCAGACGCTGGTGCTGGCGCTGCTGGCCCACGCGGTCGGCTGGCCCTTCCCGGCAGGAGGGGCGCAGCGGCTGGCCGACGCCCTGCACGCTTACCTGACCTGGCTGGGCGGTGAGGTCCTGACCGGCGTGACGGTGCGCGGTCCGGCCGACCTGCCCCCCGCGCGGGTAACGCTGGTGGACAGCAGCCCCCGCGTGCTGCTGGACCTGCTGGGCGAGCGGGCGCCGGCGAGGTACCGCGCGGCCCTGGCGCGCTACCGCTACGGCCCCGGCCTGCAAAAATTTGACTACGCGCTGTCCGGCCCGGTGCCCTGGCAGGACGAGCGGGTCGCCCTGGCCGCCACCGTACATCTGGGCGGCCACGCCCCTGAGATTGCCGCAGCTGAGGCCGTCACCACCCGCCGCATCCCGGCGCGCCCCTATGTCCTGAGCGCCCAGCCCAGCCTCTTTGACCCCAGCCGCGCGCCCGCTGGCCACCACACGTTCTGGGCCTATACCCACGTTCCCAGCGGCAGCGCTGAGGACGCCCAGGCCCAGGTGGAGAGGCAGCTTGAGCGCTTTGCCCCCGGATTTGGGGCGCGGGTGCTGGCCCGGCACCGCACGACAGCCCGGCAACTGGAAAGCTTCAGCCCCGTTTTTCAAGGAGGGGACGTGAATGGCGGCGCGGGCGACCTGTGGGGCCTGCTGGCCCGCCCGGTGCCCACGCCGACGCCCTACCGCACCCCCGTGCGCGGCGTGTACCTGTGTTCCAGCGCGACCCCACCTGGCGGCGGCATTCACGGCATGGCCGGGCATCACGCCGCTCTGGCCGCCCTGAGGGACGAATTTGGGATTCAGGAGGTGCCGTGA
- a CDS encoding response regulator transcription factor has product MNPSDLTDPANPTTVLVVDDSVSVRKALERILAPQGFAVRMADSAEAALESLEPMPDMILADILMPGMSGLELARILGDRGISAPIMLMSGIVDEVTQRDAQGAGACGVLRKPFTPAELLPAIEPHLRAALAARAPAAPAAAEPPATSVQTGTDGGLLDSLGRLDGVLGATLYGEGGQVSAQTGAALPEAFAMYARFLVTAANVGGTHVGQGDLRHITLTYARQPVLLTASGNGQLAVVLEQAGAAAAVEGWLASRHN; this is encoded by the coding sequence ATGAATCCGTCCGACCTCACCGACCCCGCCAACCCCACCACTGTGCTGGTGGTGGACGACAGCGTCAGCGTCCGTAAAGCCCTGGAGCGCATCCTGGCCCCGCAGGGCTTCGCCGTGCGCATGGCCGACAGCGCCGAGGCCGCCCTGGAATCGCTGGAGCCGATGCCCGACATGATTCTGGCCGACATCCTGATGCCCGGCATGAGCGGCCTGGAACTGGCCCGCATTCTGGGCGACCGGGGGATCAGTGCCCCCATCATGCTCATGAGCGGCATCGTGGATGAGGTGACCCAGCGCGACGCCCAGGGGGCCGGCGCCTGTGGCGTCCTGCGCAAGCCCTTTACCCCGGCCGAGTTGCTGCCGGCCATCGAGCCGCATCTGCGCGCGGCCCTCGCCGCCCGCGCCCCGGCGGCCCCCGCTGCCGCCGAGCCTCCCGCAACCTCTGTCCAGACCGGCACCGATGGTGGCCTGCTGGACAGCCTGGGCCGCCTGGACGGCGTACTGGGCGCCACCCTGTACGGCGAAGGTGGTCAGGTCAGCGCCCAGACCGGCGCGGCCCTGCCCGAAGCTTTTGCCATGTACGCTCGCTTTCTGGTGACGGCGGCCAACGTGGGGGGCACCCATGTGGGCCAGGGCGACCTGCGCCACATCACGCTGACCTATGCCCGCCAGCCGGTGCTGCTGACGGCCTCTGGCAACGGTCAACTGGCCGTGGTGCTGGAGCAAGCAGGCGCCGCCGCCGCCGTCGAAGGCTGGCTGGCGTCCCGGCACAACTAA
- a CDS encoding hybrid sensor histidine kinase/response regulator, giving the protein MTYSPQTPVTLDADLTATYLQDARSVVAGLEDATVDLWVPDARPGAMERLWVLSHRLHGTAALYSHPQTAALAALMERLMEGRAGLGEAAVQPLTEIIERMITSLSAALNRVESGQSEGEVGLHFAELAGPAFVTDFLRSQPFRLEARVSQSDAREDVFAVVNAEIWEDFGPEAAELMGLLRAGLHAESPDLAALFRAGHTLKGSSAMVGLSTLAEVGHAVEDLLGAAREDAVTLERALPLLDDGLNLAEAVLAHAEGRAENPGERIQTYRNMVAALLAGQEVTLSAPAPEPAAPTAAPERLSVRVDSARLDGMLDDVAGLVAARARLNGLFLRQQQVAASLDAAHERVQRTVRDFEERYLNPHLQMGAGAAAAPTQDGQLQDRMADFGALELDTYDDLNILARAVTELSADLVEVRAQTAQSISALGDEVTALEKLTRQLRVELSRARLVPLSRVTAPLHRWAGRRDDLTLTIEGEDSLLDAQHAGPLGEALLHLLTNAAVHGGEGADARAALGKPARLSIKVAAAVTDGQLTVMVRDDGKGLNFDALRARALQAGHASAGELAAYTDEQTAALVFLPGLSTAQQVTQEAGRGVGMDAVRDAIARMGGRVRLTSQPGQGTAVNLSVPVAQQITDVLVMRVGSVRVAVLATQLQGMSALTGQAPAGSLDLGAAWGEAAGTSRYVARLNLPEGGTLQVIVDDFLSLEEIVLRPAGNLLSGLGYLSGMTTLSDADGRAYPVPVLDPVGLSRMQAQPRRAALAAAPAQAHILLVDDSLSVRRHVGRTLERAGFTVTTAHDGQDALEKMLAGLGADLVLSDLEMPRMNGFELLRALRASPAHTQTPVVMMTTRAGEKHQQLALELGANDYLAKPAEERLLLRRLTALLPGAAQPGAQA; this is encoded by the coding sequence ATGACGTACTCGCCACAGACCCCGGTCACCCTGGACGCGGACCTGACCGCCACGTATTTGCAGGATGCCCGCAGCGTCGTGGCGGGCCTGGAAGACGCCACCGTTGACCTGTGGGTGCCCGACGCCCGCCCCGGCGCCATGGAGCGCCTGTGGGTGCTCAGCCACCGCCTGCACGGCACCGCCGCGCTGTACAGCCACCCCCAGACCGCCGCCCTGGCCGCCCTGATGGAGCGCCTGATGGAAGGCCGCGCCGGACTGGGTGAGGCGGCGGTGCAGCCCCTGACCGAAATCATCGAGCGCATGATCACCAGCCTCAGCGCGGCCCTGAACCGCGTCGAGAGCGGGCAGAGCGAGGGCGAGGTGGGCCTGCACTTTGCCGAACTTGCCGGCCCGGCCTTCGTGACGGACTTTCTGCGCAGCCAGCCGTTCCGGCTGGAAGCCCGGGTCAGTCAGAGTGACGCCCGTGAAGACGTGTTTGCGGTGGTCAACGCCGAAATCTGGGAGGACTTTGGCCCGGAAGCCGCCGAGCTGATGGGCCTGCTGCGCGCGGGTCTGCACGCCGAAAGCCCGGACCTGGCCGCTCTGTTCCGTGCTGGGCACACCCTGAAGGGCTCCAGCGCCATGGTGGGGCTCTCCACGCTGGCCGAGGTGGGCCACGCCGTCGAGGACCTGCTGGGCGCCGCCCGCGAGGACGCCGTGACCCTGGAGCGCGCCCTGCCGCTGCTGGACGACGGCCTCAATCTGGCCGAGGCGGTGCTGGCCCACGCCGAGGGCCGCGCCGAGAACCCCGGCGAGCGGATTCAGACCTACCGCAACATGGTGGCGGCGCTGCTGGCGGGTCAGGAAGTCACCCTCAGTGCGCCGGCACCCGAACCGGCGGCCCCCACCGCCGCCCCCGAGCGCCTGAGTGTGCGTGTGGACAGCGCCCGCCTGGACGGCATGCTGGACGACGTGGCGGGGCTGGTGGCCGCCCGCGCGCGCCTCAACGGCCTGTTCCTGCGGCAGCAGCAGGTGGCCGCCAGCCTGGACGCTGCCCACGAGCGGGTGCAGCGCACGGTGCGCGACTTCGAGGAACGCTACTTAAACCCGCACCTGCAAATGGGCGCGGGGGCGGCGGCGGCGCCCACCCAGGACGGGCAGCTGCAAGACCGCATGGCTGACTTCGGGGCGCTGGAGCTGGACACCTACGACGACCTGAACATCCTGGCGCGCGCGGTGACCGAGCTGAGCGCGGACCTGGTGGAGGTCCGCGCCCAGACGGCACAGAGTATCAGCGCGCTGGGCGACGAGGTCACGGCGCTGGAAAAACTGACCCGTCAGCTGCGCGTGGAACTCAGCCGCGCCCGCCTGGTGCCGCTGTCGCGCGTGACGGCCCCGCTGCACCGCTGGGCCGGGCGCCGGGACGACCTCACCCTGACCATTGAGGGCGAGGACAGTCTGCTGGACGCCCAGCACGCCGGGCCGCTGGGCGAGGCGCTGCTGCACCTGCTGACCAACGCCGCCGTTCACGGGGGTGAGGGCGCAGATGCCCGCGCCGCCCTGGGCAAGCCGGCCCGGCTGAGCATCAAGGTGGCGGCGGCCGTGACCGACGGCCAGCTGACGGTCATGGTGCGCGACGACGGCAAGGGCCTGAACTTTGACGCCCTGCGCGCCCGCGCCCTGCAAGCCGGCCACGCCAGCGCCGGCGAGCTGGCCGCTTACACCGACGAGCAGACGGCCGCGCTGGTCTTCCTGCCGGGCCTCAGCACCGCCCAGCAGGTCACGCAGGAAGCCGGGCGCGGCGTGGGCATGGACGCCGTGCGCGACGCGATTGCCCGCATGGGGGGCCGCGTTCGCCTGACCAGTCAGCCGGGCCAGGGCACCGCCGTGAACCTCTCGGTGCCGGTGGCGCAACAGATTACCGACGTGCTGGTCATGCGCGTGGGCTCGGTGCGGGTGGCGGTGCTGGCGACCCAGCTGCAGGGCATGAGCGCCCTGACCGGTCAGGCCCCGGCCGGCAGCCTGGACCTGGGCGCCGCCTGGGGCGAGGCTGCCGGCACGTCGCGGTATGTGGCACGGTTGAATCTGCCGGAGGGCGGTACCCTGCAGGTTATCGTGGACGACTTCCTGAGCCTTGAAGAAATCGTGTTGCGCCCGGCGGGGAACCTGCTGAGCGGCCTGGGCTACCTGAGCGGCATGACCACCCTCAGCGACGCGGACGGCCGCGCCTACCCGGTGCCGGTGCTGGACCCGGTGGGGCTCAGCCGCATGCAGGCCCAGCCGCGCCGGGCTGCCCTGGCCGCCGCGCCGGCCCAGGCCCACATCCTGCTGGTGGACGACAGCCTCAGCGTGCGCCGCCACGTAGGCCGCACGCTGGAACGCGCCGGCTTTACCGTGACCACCGCGCACGACGGCCAGGACGCCCTGGAAAAGATGCTGGCGGGCCTGGGCGCCGACCTGGTTCTCAGCGACCTGGAAATGCCGCGCATGAACGGCTTCGAGCTGCTGCGTGCGCTGCGGGCCAGCCCGGCCCACACGCAGACGCCCGTGGTCATGATGACCACCCGCGCCGGCGAGAAGCACCAGCAGCTCGCCCTGGAACTGGGCGCCAACGATTACCTGGCCAAGCCCGCCGAGGAGCGGCTGCTGCTGCGCCGCCTCACGGCCCTGCTGCCGGGCGCCGCTCAGCCAGGAGCCCAGGCATGA
- the ypfJ gene encoding KPN_02809 family neutral zinc metallopeptidase has translation MDWKNLPGTGNVEDRRGAGGLPGGGIAVGGIGGLIIALIAMFFGIDPGAILGGDQESAPAQSQGAPGANDEEFQFTKEVLGSTDVVWSSIFKQAGRTYTEPTLVLYTRGTRSGCGQANSAVGPFYCPADNNVYLDTSFFNTMQQRLGGGGNFAYAYVLAHEVGHHVQNELGIADQVERRQRSARTEAEANSYGVRLELQADCFAGVWGNRTREDTKITQTDVQEAVRTAEAIGDDNLQRQSQGYVVPDAFTHGSSQQRVKWFMTGLNSGDPNKCDTFNVNYNQL, from the coding sequence ATGGACTGGAAAAACCTTCCTGGCACTGGCAATGTCGAAGACCGCCGGGGCGCCGGTGGCCTGCCTGGCGGCGGCATTGCTGTCGGTGGGATTGGCGGCCTGATTATCGCCCTGATTGCCATGTTTTTCGGGATCGATCCCGGCGCCATTCTGGGCGGCGATCAAGAGAGCGCACCGGCCCAGTCGCAGGGCGCCCCGGGTGCCAACGACGAGGAATTTCAGTTCACCAAAGAGGTCCTGGGCAGCACCGATGTCGTCTGGAGCAGCATCTTCAAGCAGGCCGGCCGCACCTACACCGAGCCGACCCTGGTGCTGTACACGCGGGGCACGCGCAGCGGCTGTGGCCAGGCCAACAGCGCCGTGGGGCCGTTTTACTGCCCCGCAGACAACAACGTCTATCTGGACACCAGCTTCTTTAACACCATGCAGCAGCGGCTAGGCGGCGGCGGCAACTTTGCGTATGCCTACGTGCTGGCCCACGAGGTCGGGCACCACGTCCAGAACGAGCTGGGGATTGCCGATCAGGTCGAGCGCCGTCAGCGCAGCGCCCGCACCGAGGCCGAGGCCAACAGCTACGGCGTGCGCCTGGAACTTCAGGCGGACTGCTTTGCTGGGGTCTGGGGCAACCGCACCCGCGAGGACACCAAGATTACCCAGACAGACGTGCAAGAGGCGGTGCGCACCGCCGAAGCGATTGGCGACGACAACCTTCAGCGTCAGTCGCAGGGCTATGTGGTGCCGGACGCTTTTACCCACGGGTCCAGCCAACAGCGGGTGAAGTGGTTCATGACGGGCCTGAACAGCGGCGACCCCAACAAGTGCGACACGTTCAACGTCAATTACAACCAGCTTTGA
- a CDS encoding DUF4388 domain-containing protein gives MTSPLLDTPASCLVVSPQLSRALSHAALIEVAGWTAATAAGGLHALTQIERERPPLVVIDPLLDDLSPADLHEILRDDPASAQTIVLIAGAQLPSRYGGPFDVVVPAGSSAPEGLARALARMPGPAAPTWDDPEAASLEGDLSDLGLTDVLLCAQELQLSGLLIVHLGAQPAHLVLRRGEIIDAEYAGRAPTQAATLLLSARPEGDFRFHLLSPDALGGYPKQITLPTARLLMEAAVHVDHAHAADSHSSALEAS, from the coding sequence ATGACCAGCCCCCTGCTGGACACGCCCGCCAGCTGCCTGGTGGTCTCGCCGCAGCTGTCACGGGCGCTGTCCCACGCCGCCCTGATTGAGGTGGCGGGCTGGACGGCGGCCACGGCGGCGGGTGGCCTGCACGCCCTGACCCAGATTGAGCGTGAGCGGCCCCCGCTGGTGGTGATTGACCCCCTGCTGGACGACCTCAGCCCTGCCGACCTGCACGAGATTCTGCGGGACGACCCGGCCAGCGCCCAGACCATCGTGCTGATTGCCGGCGCGCAGCTGCCCAGCCGCTACGGCGGGCCATTCGATGTCGTGGTGCCGGCTGGGTCCAGTGCCCCCGAGGGCCTGGCCCGCGCCCTGGCCCGCATGCCGGGTCCCGCCGCGCCCACCTGGGACGACCCCGAAGCGGCGTCCCTGGAAGGCGACCTGAGCGACCTGGGCCTGACCGACGTGCTGCTCTGCGCCCAGGAACTGCAGCTCTCGGGCCTGCTGATCGTGCATCTGGGGGCGCAGCCCGCCCACCTGGTGCTGCGCCGGGGCGAGATTATTGACGCCGAATATGCGGGGCGCGCGCCCACCCAGGCCGCGACGCTCCTGCTCAGTGCCCGGCCCGAGGGCGACTTCCGTTTTCACCTTCTTTCCCCGGACGCCCTGGGCGGGTATCCCAAGCAAATTACCCTGCCCACCGCCCGGCTGCTGATGGAAGCGGCGGTGCATGTCGACCATGCCCACGCCGCTGACAGTCACTCTTCTGCCCTGGAGGCTTCATGA
- a CDS encoding M48 family metallopeptidase has translation MWEVAGVPVTIKRSARRRTVALQVAPGTVTLYAPVRVPVAQLEAILDTRRDWVARHLAAYAARPPAQGALQDGQPLPFLGQFLTVRLEGAGPARRVGETLFLPLDQPKVALERWTRAACAGPYRALVEAYAGQLDAQGRLGRVTVSAARSRWGSCTARGDIRLHWKLSRAPLEVFHYVALHEAAHLLELNHSARYWAHVARIMPDWSRQRAWLREQGHTL, from the coding sequence ATGTGGGAAGTTGCGGGCGTGCCTGTCACGATCAAGCGCAGTGCGCGGCGGCGGACAGTGGCGCTTCAGGTGGCGCCTGGAACTGTGACTCTTTACGCCCCTGTGCGGGTGCCAGTGGCGCAACTGGAAGCCATTCTCGACACGCGGCGTGACTGGGTGGCCAGACATCTGGCGGCCTATGCGGCCCGCCCACCAGCCCAGGGTGCACTGCAGGATGGCCAGCCATTGCCGTTTCTGGGTCAGTTCCTGACTGTACGCCTGGAAGGGGCCGGGCCAGCGCGACGGGTGGGGGAGACTCTCTTCCTGCCTCTCGACCAGCCTAAGGTCGCCCTGGAACGCTGGACCCGTGCAGCCTGCGCTGGGCCTTACCGCGCACTGGTCGAGGCGTATGCAGGTCAACTGGACGCCCAGGGCCGGCTGGGCCGCGTGACGGTGAGTGCCGCGCGGTCACGCTGGGGCAGCTGCACCGCCAGGGGCGATATTCGCCTGCACTGGAAACTCAGCCGCGCGCCGCTGGAAGTTTTTCACTACGTCGCCCTCCACGAGGCCGCGCATCTGCTGGAACTGAATCATTCCGCGCGCTACTGGGCGCATGTGGCCCGCATCATGCCGGACTGGTCGCGCCAGAGGGCGTGGCTGCGCGAACAGGGTCACACCCTATAG